The Lonchura striata isolate bLonStr1 chromosome Z, bLonStr1.mat, whole genome shotgun sequence genome window below encodes:
- the SMIM15 gene encoding small integral membrane protein 15, with amino-acid sequence MFDIKAWAEYIVEWAAKDPYGFLTTVILALTPLFVISAALSWKLAKMIEARERELKKKQKRQENIAKAKRTKKD; translated from the coding sequence atgtTCGATATTAAGGCTTGGGCCGAGTACATCGTGGAGTGGGCTGCCAAGGACCCCTATGGCTTTCTGACGACCGTGATCTTGGCTCTCACGCCGCTGTTTGTAATTAGTGCGGCGCTGTCATGGAAGCTTGCAAAAATGATTGAGGCCCGGGAACGAGAGctgaagaagaaacagaaacGCCAGGAGAACATTGCAAAGGCGAAACGAACAAAGAAGGATTAA